From Planococcus halocryophilus, the proteins below share one genomic window:
- a CDS encoding alanine/glycine:cation symporter family protein — MAQFEELLGTISGLVWGPPLLILLVGTGIFLTVRLGVLQLRLLPYALKLVFTKNTDTTSKGDISHFQALSTAMAATVGTGNIVGVATAVILGGPGAIFWMWFSAFFGMATKYGEAVLAVKYRVVDAKGQMAGGPMYYLEHGLKQKWLAVLFAIFGAIAAFGIGNGTQSNSVASVVRDTFSVPTWITGIILTIFTALVLLGGIKSIGRVTSFFVPFMALFYIIAGIIIMILNMELIPAALGTIFSAAFTGEAAVGGAIGAAIRYGVARGVFSNEAGLGSAPIAAAAAITDLPGRQALVSMTQVLFDTIIICSITGVTIVMSGLYKDESLEGAALTTAAFEQFLGGAGPIIVAIGLIFFASSTIIGWSYYGEKCFQYLFKNPALLIVYRIAFVLMVFVGATVSLDVVWTFSDVMNGLMAFPNLIGLLGLSGVIVLETKRIVAKIKEEKEAKQAGN; from the coding sequence ATGGCACAGTTTGAAGAGTTATTGGGTACGATAAGCGGTTTAGTATGGGGACCACCTTTATTAATTTTATTAGTAGGAACAGGAATTTTCTTAACCGTTCGTCTTGGCGTTCTACAGCTTCGCTTATTGCCTTATGCATTAAAATTGGTTTTCACGAAAAACACAGATACAACTTCTAAAGGAGATATTAGTCATTTCCAAGCACTTTCAACCGCAATGGCTGCTACAGTCGGTACCGGTAATATTGTCGGTGTCGCAACAGCGGTTATTCTTGGTGGACCGGGTGCTATTTTCTGGATGTGGTTTTCTGCATTCTTCGGGATGGCTACTAAATACGGTGAAGCCGTTCTTGCTGTTAAATATCGTGTAGTCGATGCTAAAGGACAAATGGCTGGCGGACCTATGTATTACCTTGAACACGGGTTAAAACAAAAATGGTTAGCGGTATTATTTGCTATTTTTGGTGCCATTGCTGCATTTGGTATCGGTAATGGAACACAATCCAACTCAGTTGCATCTGTTGTTCGTGATACCTTTAGTGTTCCAACATGGATTACTGGAATCATTCTTACAATTTTCACTGCCCTTGTTTTGCTTGGCGGGATTAAGAGTATCGGGCGTGTTACTTCTTTCTTCGTACCTTTCATGGCGCTATTTTATATCATCGCAGGAATTATTATTATGATTCTTAATATGGAATTGATTCCAGCTGCACTTGGCACAATCTTTAGTGCTGCATTTACAGGCGAAGCTGCAGTTGGTGGCGCGATTGGTGCCGCGATCCGCTACGGTGTCGCGCGAGGCGTTTTCTCCAACGAAGCTGGTCTTGGATCTGCTCCAATTGCCGCAGCAGCCGCAATAACAGATCTTCCAGGTCGCCAAGCTTTGGTTTCTATGACCCAAGTACTTTTTGATACAATCATTATCTGTTCAATCACAGGTGTCACAATCGTTATGTCTGGTCTTTATAAAGATGAATCACTTGAAGGTGCTGCATTAACAACAGCAGCTTTTGAACAATTTTTAGGAGGCGCGGGCCCGATTATTGTAGCTATCGGCTTGATCTTCTTCGCATCTTCTACAATTATTGGTTGGTCATACTACGGAGAGAAATGTTTCCAATATCTATTTAAAAATCCAGCATTGCTAATTGTTTATCGCATTGCGTTTGTCTTAATGGTATTTGTTGGTGCAACAGTTTCACTTGATGTTGTATGGACTTTCTCTGATGTCATGAATGGATTAATGGCGTTCCCTAACTTAATCGGACTTCTCGGTTTATCAGGCGTCATTGTTCTAGAAACGAAACGCATTGTTGCAAAAATCAAAGAAGAAAAAGAAGCAAAACAGGCTGGCAATTGA
- a CDS encoding YtxH domain-containing protein: MSQNKLMTGLLVGATVGIIVSLFDRNTRNDVIEKSKKASDNAKYYASNRDELVQAFQQQAERAQNLYSRISEDASYVGSKVNELKEMSPQVKEIALETKEAFLNTKEAVVETKEDVVSAVKEDNPSPTTSLGDNDTDRSNSQPSGNTNSENRL, from the coding sequence ATGAGTCAAAACAAGTTGATGACAGGGCTATTAGTAGGAGCAACAGTAGGAATTATTGTCTCACTATTTGATCGCAATACAAGAAACGATGTTATCGAAAAATCTAAAAAAGCGTCAGACAATGCAAAATACTATGCTTCGAATAGAGATGAACTAGTGCAAGCTTTCCAGCAGCAGGCTGAAAGAGCACAAAACTTATATTCTCGCATTTCTGAAGATGCATCTTATGTAGGTAGTAAAGTAAACGAATTAAAAGAAATGTCTCCACAAGTAAAGGAAATAGCGCTTGAAACAAAAGAGGCATTCTTGAATACGAAAGAAGCAGTTGTTGAAACGAAAGAAGATGTCGTTTCAGCAGTGAAAGAAGACAATCCATCTCCAACTACTTCATTAGGAGATAACGATACAGATCGTTCAAACAGTCAACCCAGCGGGAATACCAATTCAGAAAATCGGTTATAG
- a CDS encoding YihY/virulence factor BrkB family protein, giving the protein MRPADQQPTDSEKRAYSKTFDVTKGSGFLKELFQRIKNVDVPGLGAQLAFFFLLSIFPLLIFLVTLLPYLALSRGEIFNFLEEVVPGTVYVLIESTVLEVLTTQNTGLLSFGILATIWSASLGMNALIKSLNLSYKVTENRPILLARAMSIILTVLLIFILIVALALPIFGEQLGRLIFSFLGLEENFLVVWNSVRFTIPAIVIFVACAIIYWLAPNVRLNILSVLAGAAFAATGWLLTSYLFSIYVKNFGSFSATYGSIGAIIVLMLWLYVSAMLLVIGGQINAVMNERRDLLKKKTT; this is encoded by the coding sequence ATGAGACCCGCAGATCAGCAACCAACTGACAGCGAGAAACGCGCCTATTCAAAGACATTTGATGTAACGAAAGGTAGCGGGTTTTTGAAAGAATTGTTTCAGCGGATTAAAAACGTCGATGTGCCAGGGCTCGGAGCACAGTTGGCGTTTTTTTTCCTCTTATCAATTTTTCCCCTATTGATTTTCTTAGTTACCTTGTTACCTTATTTGGCGTTGTCTCGTGGTGAAATCTTCAACTTTTTAGAGGAAGTAGTACCTGGAACGGTCTATGTACTAATTGAAAGTACAGTGTTAGAAGTTTTAACCACACAAAATACGGGGTTATTGTCTTTTGGTATTTTAGCAACAATCTGGTCAGCAAGCCTGGGCATGAACGCGTTGATTAAATCGCTTAATCTCTCATACAAAGTTACCGAAAATCGTCCGATTCTTTTGGCAAGAGCGATGTCGATAATACTAACTGTGTTGTTGATTTTTATTTTAATAGTTGCATTGGCATTGCCAATCTTTGGAGAACAACTTGGCCGATTAATATTTTCGTTTTTAGGCTTAGAAGAAAACTTTTTAGTGGTTTGGAATTCTGTCCGTTTTACGATTCCAGCAATCGTTATTTTTGTTGCATGTGCAATTATTTATTGGCTGGCCCCAAATGTGAGACTTAATATTTTAAGTGTTTTGGCTGGAGCTGCTTTTGCTGCAACTGGATGGTTGCTAACATCTTATTTGTTTTCTATTTACGTTAAAAATTTCGGGAGTTTTTCAGCGACTTATGGCAGTATCGGGGCGATTATTGTGTTGATGCTTTGGCTATATGTCTCGGCGATGCTCTTGGTAATCGGTGGTCAAATTAATGCAGTGATGAATGAAAGACGGGATTTACTAAAGAAAAAGACGACATGA
- a CDS encoding heavy metal translocating P-type ATPase, with protein MAFFKIHIELIASILSGILILIAFTLELQQHATLSAVIYILAFGIGGYAKAKYGILKTIENKQLNVEILMILAAVGSSIIGYWTEGAILIFIFSLSGALETYTINKSKKEITSLMNIQPETAWLIRDNQTVLVSLNELSTGDSIVVKPGERVPVDGVLQKGQTAVDESAISGEALPVSKYKEDELFAGTVNLSGTITMEMTKPSTETLFQKIIDLVQSAQSEKSPSQQFIERFEGRYVKVVILVFVLMLFLPHYIVGWDWNTTFYRAIVLLVVSSPCALVASIMPATLAAISNGAKNGIIFKGGIHLENLSMVKAIAFDKTGTLTRGKPEVTDFVIREGADPQLAMARIAGIESQSNHPLAKAINDFVVSKGITPVPNLMITDVPGNGLKATISKEEFLVGKPKFVGESLAEDFEDGLLEKLANQGKTVTFVRDSEGILAAMALKDTVRDITKSTIEELKKSNIYCIMLTGDNRKTAAVIAKETGVDDYIAECLPADKVDELKKLVKKYEYVAMTGDGINDAPALATATTGIAMGEGTDIALETADVILMKNDLSRIAYAIRLSKKMQRIVKQNIFFSVAVIVLLIISNFFQAITLPLGVIGHEGSTILVILNGLRMLNRNV; from the coding sequence ATGGCATTTTTCAAAATTCATATCGAATTAATTGCCTCCATATTGTCAGGAATATTAATCCTAATCGCTTTCACACTCGAACTACAGCAACACGCTACTCTCTCAGCCGTTATTTATATACTGGCCTTCGGAATTGGAGGCTACGCCAAAGCCAAATATGGCATTTTGAAAACCATCGAGAACAAACAGTTAAATGTTGAAATATTAATGATTTTAGCTGCTGTCGGGTCTTCTATTATTGGCTATTGGACAGAAGGCGCTATTTTAATTTTTATATTTTCTTTAAGTGGCGCGTTAGAAACATACACGATTAACAAAAGCAAAAAAGAAATTACGTCTTTAATGAACATTCAACCGGAAACTGCTTGGTTAATTAGAGACAATCAAACGGTTCTCGTTTCTTTAAATGAACTGAGTACTGGAGATTCTATTGTCGTAAAGCCAGGAGAACGAGTTCCTGTAGACGGAGTCCTTCAAAAAGGGCAAACGGCAGTGGACGAGTCAGCAATTAGTGGGGAGGCTCTCCCTGTTTCTAAATACAAAGAAGATGAGCTTTTTGCAGGTACGGTTAACTTATCTGGTACCATCACGATGGAAATGACAAAGCCTAGCACTGAAACCTTATTCCAAAAAATTATTGACTTGGTGCAATCTGCACAAAGTGAAAAATCCCCTTCTCAGCAATTTATCGAACGGTTTGAAGGGCGTTATGTAAAAGTTGTTATTTTGGTTTTTGTTCTTATGTTATTTTTACCTCATTATATAGTTGGCTGGGATTGGAATACCACATTTTACCGTGCAATTGTCTTGCTAGTAGTATCTTCCCCTTGTGCTCTTGTCGCTTCTATCATGCCTGCTACCCTTGCAGCTATTTCAAATGGAGCTAAAAACGGCATCATTTTCAAAGGGGGCATACATTTAGAAAATTTGAGTATGGTCAAGGCCATTGCGTTTGATAAAACGGGAACATTAACGCGCGGCAAACCCGAAGTGACTGATTTTGTTATTCGCGAAGGAGCCGATCCACAACTAGCGATGGCACGAATTGCTGGAATCGAGTCGCAGTCAAATCACCCTTTAGCAAAAGCGATTAATGACTTTGTCGTTTCCAAAGGAATTACCCCTGTGCCTAACTTGATGATTACAGACGTTCCAGGAAACGGCTTGAAAGCAACCATTAGTAAAGAAGAATTTCTTGTAGGAAAACCGAAATTTGTCGGAGAATCGCTAGCAGAAGATTTTGAAGATGGCTTATTAGAAAAACTAGCCAATCAAGGTAAGACTGTGACCTTTGTTCGTGACAGTGAAGGAATACTCGCCGCTATGGCATTAAAAGACACAGTTCGTGACATTACTAAATCAACGATTGAAGAACTAAAAAAATCAAATATCTACTGCATTATGCTAACGGGAGACAATCGTAAAACCGCAGCAGTTATAGCAAAAGAAACAGGCGTAGACGATTATATCGCAGAGTGCCTACCTGCCGATAAAGTTGACGAGCTGAAAAAACTAGTGAAAAAGTATGAATATGTTGCTATGACAGGCGACGGCATAAACGATGCCCCTGCCCTCGCAACTGCGACAACTGGAATTGCAATGGGAGAAGGAACTGATATTGCGCTGGAGACTGCAGATGTTATTTTGATGAAAAATGATTTATCTCGGATCGCATACGCAATCCGTCTTTCTAAAAAAATGCAGCGAATCGTCAAACAAAACATCTTTTTTTCAGTTGCTGTTATTGTGTTATTAATCATCTCAAACTTTTTCCAAGCCATAACACTTCCACTCGGTGTAATTGGTCATGAAGGCAGTACAATTTTAGTGATTCTAAACGGTTTACGTATGCTAAACCGAAATGTATAA
- a CDS encoding SE1561 family protein — MGKSITNKEQQVSYMKQRLSMFLEVLDTIEPENTELEDIDRLIAMVDDLDDKMKQFQNRPSED; from the coding sequence ATGGGAAAATCCATTACGAATAAAGAACAGCAAGTTTCTTATATGAAGCAACGCTTAAGTATGTTTTTAGAAGTATTAGATACGATTGAACCTGAAAACACAGAACTTGAAGACATTGATCGATTGATCGCGATGGTTGACGATTTGGACGATAAAATGAAACAATTTCAAAATCGCCCTTCCGAAGACTAA
- a CDS encoding OsmC family protein codes for MNFSMNENGFTGHLPFGDLQISSNEEHGFRPYQLLVSSLAICSGGVMRKVFDKMRMSFEDIQIEVKEVVRNDEVAGRVEKVHLHFIITGDIKDEKMPRILELTRKNCSMVQSVQDSIEVVETYEIR; via the coding sequence ATGAATTTTTCAATGAATGAAAATGGATTTACAGGGCATTTACCTTTCGGCGATCTTCAAATCTCCAGTAATGAAGAACACGGCTTTAGACCTTATCAATTATTAGTATCTTCATTGGCGATTTGCAGTGGTGGTGTGATGAGAAAAGTATTTGACAAGATGAGAATGTCTTTTGAGGATATTCAAATCGAAGTGAAAGAAGTTGTCCGCAATGACGAAGTAGCTGGTCGAGTGGAAAAAGTACATTTGCATTTTATTATTACTGGCGATATTAAAGACGAAAAAATGCCACGTATTTTAGAATTGACGCGTAAAAATTGTTCAATGGTTCAATCTGTGCAAGATTCAATTGAAGTTGTTGAAACCTACGAAATTCGTTAA
- a CDS encoding MFS transporter, with translation MNSYLQSARGRFWILVTIVSISGFSQGMLLPLIAVIFEQDGVSSALNGLSATGLYVGTLLIAPFMEPQLRKFGYKPLILVGGGLVILSLFLFTLWKSVLFWFLLRILIGVGDQALHFSTQTWITSTSPQHRLGRNIAIYGMSFSIGFGAGPLFVPMVEVFEALPFIVSGILCLFAWSLVFLVKNDFPEATGSAMTARGTIGRFKAATLIAWVAFLPPLGYGFLEASLNAIYPVYALRQSIEVGMVSIMLAAFSAGAIATQLPLGNLSDRIGRKKVLLVALVGGAVVFVAASFYETNAWMTVGFFALAGMFVGSTFSLGISYMADLMPKDLLPTGNLLCGIAFSIGSLAGPTMGGVFIQYSGGLSFLLLIASILFVIALPIALKKPTNTSVV, from the coding sequence ATGAATTCATATTTACAAAGTGCCCGTGGACGATTTTGGATTTTGGTCACCATTGTCTCAATTTCTGGCTTTTCACAAGGTATGTTATTGCCATTGATTGCGGTTATTTTTGAACAAGATGGTGTTTCGTCTGCATTAAATGGGTTAAGCGCAACTGGTTTATATGTTGGAACACTGTTAATCGCTCCTTTTATGGAACCGCAACTGCGCAAGTTTGGTTACAAACCGCTCATTTTAGTAGGAGGGGGATTGGTCATCCTATCTCTTTTTCTTTTTACGTTATGGAAATCGGTATTGTTTTGGTTTTTGTTACGGATATTAATTGGTGTTGGAGACCAAGCACTTCATTTTTCGACACAGACGTGGATTACGAGTACATCACCTCAGCACCGTTTAGGTCGTAATATTGCGATTTATGGCATGTCTTTTAGCATTGGGTTTGGTGCAGGACCGTTATTTGTTCCGATGGTAGAAGTATTCGAGGCATTGCCATTTATCGTATCTGGGATCCTTTGTTTGTTTGCTTGGTCTTTAGTTTTTTTAGTGAAAAATGATTTCCCTGAAGCTACTGGCAGCGCTATGACAGCGCGTGGAACAATTGGTCGTTTTAAAGCAGCCACCCTAATTGCCTGGGTCGCATTTTTACCGCCACTAGGTTATGGCTTTTTAGAAGCCTCTCTCAATGCAATTTATCCTGTCTATGCATTGCGGCAATCTATTGAAGTGGGCATGGTTTCAATAATGCTGGCTGCTTTTTCAGCAGGAGCAATTGCTACACAATTACCGTTAGGAAATTTGAGTGATCGCATTGGCCGGAAAAAAGTATTGTTAGTAGCGTTAGTGGGGGGGGCAGTGGTTTTTGTAGCTGCTAGCTTTTATGAAACAAATGCATGGATGACTGTAGGTTTCTTTGCTTTAGCGGGTATGTTTGTAGGCTCTACATTTTCACTGGGTATTTCATACATGGCCGACTTAATGCCAAAAGACTTATTGCCTACGGGGAACTTACTATGTGGAATTGCATTTAGCATTGGAAGTTTAGCAGGACCCACAATGGGCGGAGTGTTTATTCAATACTCAGGAGGATTAAGTTTCTTACTACTAATTGCTAGTATATTATTCGTAATTGCCCTACCTATTGCATTAAAAAAACCAACTAATACAAGTGTTGTCTAA
- the rlmD gene encoding 23S rRNA (uracil(1939)-C(5))-methyltransferase RlmD has translation MNDKPIIEEGQKIPMTIKRLGINGEGIGYFKRNVVFVPGALPGEEITAQVTLVKRNFAQARIIKIRTASPHRQTPPCPIYEACGGCQLQHMTYGQQLVEKRDLVVQALERYLKGTKVQVEETIGMEDPWRYRNKSQFQTRLKGSKVIAGLFAEGSHQLLDIDECIVQHPDTTVITNAVKRILEELKMPIYDGKTMKGIIRTIVVRTGVNTGEIQLVLVTTRSKIPQKELLLERLQKIDTNLVSIVQNINKEKTSLVFGDETITLFGKDTIHEELGELAFDLSARAFFQLNPTQTVKLYDEIKRAAELTGKETVVDAYCGVGTIGLWLADSAKEIRGMDVLHESVVDAKANAKAQGYTAKYVTGTAEKWLELWSNEGFVPDVLTVDPPRTGLADSLLQTILKVKPKRFVYTSCNPSTLAKDLQQLTKIYRIEYIQPVDMFPQTAQVESVTKLVLK, from the coding sequence ATGAACGATAAACCTATTATTGAAGAAGGCCAAAAAATTCCGATGACGATTAAACGACTCGGGATCAACGGGGAAGGCATTGGCTATTTTAAACGCAATGTCGTATTCGTACCTGGAGCTTTGCCAGGAGAAGAAATCACTGCGCAAGTAACGCTGGTCAAACGAAATTTTGCTCAAGCACGCATTATTAAGATTCGCACAGCGTCGCCTCACCGCCAAACTCCACCTTGCCCAATTTATGAAGCGTGTGGTGGCTGTCAGTTGCAGCATATGACATATGGTCAACAGCTTGTTGAAAAGCGTGATTTAGTTGTACAAGCACTGGAACGTTATTTAAAAGGAACAAAGGTTCAAGTCGAAGAAACCATTGGCATGGAAGATCCGTGGCGTTACCGCAATAAGAGCCAATTCCAAACACGTCTAAAGGGTTCGAAAGTGATCGCCGGATTATTTGCTGAAGGGTCTCATCAACTTTTAGATATTGATGAATGTATCGTTCAACATCCTGATACAACGGTTATTACGAATGCTGTTAAACGCATTTTAGAAGAATTGAAAATGCCGATATACGATGGCAAGACGATGAAAGGAATTATCCGCACAATCGTCGTACGCACTGGGGTAAACACTGGAGAAATCCAACTTGTTTTAGTAACGACACGCTCGAAAATTCCACAAAAAGAATTATTACTAGAGCGCTTGCAGAAAATTGATACTAACTTAGTCTCAATCGTTCAAAATATCAATAAAGAGAAAACATCTCTGGTATTTGGTGACGAAACCATCACATTATTCGGTAAAGATACCATACACGAAGAGCTAGGCGAATTAGCATTCGATTTATCCGCACGTGCCTTTTTCCAACTCAATCCAACGCAAACCGTTAAATTATACGACGAAATCAAACGTGCCGCTGAGTTAACTGGTAAAGAAACCGTCGTTGATGCTTATTGTGGCGTTGGGACAATTGGTCTTTGGCTAGCAGACAGTGCGAAAGAAATTCGTGGCATGGACGTTCTCCATGAAAGTGTAGTCGATGCAAAAGCAAATGCAAAAGCACAAGGTTATACCGCGAAATACGTAACAGGTACAGCCGAAAAATGGTTAGAGCTTTGGAGCAATGAAGGTTTCGTTCCAGATGTTTTAACGGTCGATCCGCCACGTACAGGTCTAGCAGATTCACTCTTACAAACCATCTTGAAAGTTAAACCAAAACGTTTTGTTTATACGTCGTGTAACCCTTCTACTTTGGCTAAAGACTTGCAACAACTAACGAAAATTTACCGAATCGAATATATTCAACCGGTCGATATGTTCCCGCAAACTGCGCAAGTAGAATCGGTCACAAAGCTGGTACTGAAATAA
- a CDS encoding TIGR01777 family oxidoreductase: MKIAITGGTGFVGKELVRLLIARGDEVYILTRKAKKTSESRITYVKWLTEDAKPEEQLEGVDAFINLAGASINDGRWSEEQKKLIYSSRMDATNELLRIIHKLEKKPKVLVNASAVGIYPPSQTVTYTEASADVGSDFLAQTVRDWEILAHRAEEDGLRVACGRFGIILGKNGGALPLMALPYKMFAGGTVGSGKQWLSWIHIKDVARALIFALDNDQLSGAFNVTAPHPKQMKEFGKEIGHVLGRPHWIPVPSIAMKTVLGDKSQLVLEGQKVLPTVLEQHGFQFKFPNLRSALADIYK, encoded by the coding sequence ATGAAAATTGCAATTACTGGTGGTACTGGATTTGTAGGTAAAGAATTGGTTCGTTTATTAATCGCTAGAGGCGATGAAGTGTATATTTTGACAAGAAAAGCGAAAAAAACTTCTGAGAGCAGAATTACATACGTAAAGTGGTTAACTGAAGATGCAAAACCCGAAGAGCAGTTAGAAGGTGTTGATGCTTTTATCAATTTAGCTGGTGCGTCTATTAATGATGGTCGCTGGAGCGAAGAACAGAAAAAACTGATTTACTCAAGTCGTATGGATGCAACAAATGAATTATTGCGCATTATTCACAAGCTAGAGAAAAAGCCAAAAGTTTTAGTAAACGCCAGCGCTGTCGGTATTTATCCACCTTCTCAAACGGTTACTTATACTGAGGCTTCTGCCGATGTTGGTTCAGACTTCTTGGCACAAACGGTACGTGATTGGGAAATTTTAGCTCATCGTGCTGAAGAAGATGGATTACGTGTAGCGTGTGGACGTTTCGGCATTATTCTTGGAAAAAATGGAGGGGCTTTACCTTTAATGGCTTTGCCTTATAAAATGTTCGCTGGCGGCACTGTTGGATCTGGCAAACAATGGCTGTCATGGATTCATATTAAAGATGTAGCACGCGCATTAATCTTTGCACTTGATAATGATCAATTAAGTGGGGCTTTTAACGTGACAGCGCCGCATCCGAAACAAATGAAAGAGTTCGGTAAAGAAATTGGTCATGTTCTTGGGCGGCCACATTGGATTCCAGTTCCGTCCATTGCGATGAAGACCGTATTGGGAGACAAAAGCCAGCTTGTTCTTGAAGGACAAAAAGTGCTACCGACCGTTCTTGAACAACATGGTTTTCAATTCAAGTTTCCGAATTTGCGATCAGCACTGGCTGATATCTATAAATAA
- the recX gene encoding recombination regulator RecX, translated as MPVISKITQGKKNPERYNIFFEDKYAFSVDEAVLIRYQLTKGKELDQWTIEEVNFEDEVRKAYNKALYYLGFRMRSEGEVRQKLKEKEYGDAVIDEAIKKLYVHSFLDDQQFSEALMRTQIKSGKKGPRAIQQDMQKRGIDKQMQKDVLDSYSEEEQLEVAKGLAEKIALKEKMKTPSQINQKISDTLMRKGYNYALIKLAIEDLDLEKDEDQWSEMIADQGDKLWRKHSSKLTGYDLKSKVKQGLYQKGFPSEVINDYLEKKELEDD; from the coding sequence ATGCCGGTTATTTCGAAAATCACACAGGGAAAGAAAAACCCTGAAAGGTATAATATCTTCTTTGAAGATAAATATGCTTTTAGCGTGGATGAGGCGGTGCTTATCCGGTATCAGCTCACAAAAGGAAAAGAGCTGGATCAATGGACCATCGAAGAAGTCAATTTCGAAGATGAAGTCCGAAAAGCTTATAACAAAGCGCTCTACTATCTTGGGTTCCGTATGAGAAGTGAAGGCGAAGTGCGTCAAAAACTAAAAGAAAAAGAATACGGAGATGCCGTAATAGATGAAGCCATCAAAAAATTGTATGTCCATAGTTTTTTGGATGACCAGCAATTTTCAGAAGCGCTAATGCGAACACAAATTAAATCAGGCAAAAAAGGTCCGCGCGCGATTCAGCAAGATATGCAAAAGAGAGGAATTGATAAACAGATGCAAAAAGATGTTTTGGATTCCTATTCAGAAGAAGAACAATTAGAAGTCGCAAAAGGACTCGCTGAGAAAATTGCGTTAAAAGAAAAAATGAAAACGCCAAGTCAAATCAATCAAAAAATTAGTGATACTTTGATGAGAAAAGGTTATAACTACGCACTGATTAAATTAGCGATCGAAGATTTAGATCTTGAAAAAGACGAAGATCAGTGGTCAGAAATGATTGCAGACCAAGGGGATAAACTATGGCGTAAGCATAGTTCAAAACTGACGGGTTATGATTTAAAGTCGAAAGTAAAGCAAGGACTTTATCAAAAAGGATTCCCGAGTGAAGTAATCAACGATTATTTAGAAAAAAAGGAGCTTGAAGATGACTGA
- a CDS encoding YfhH family protein, with amino-acid sequence MTEQKPYSDMTEHELHGEIARLREKARKAEQLGIINEFAVLERKATMAAAYLLDPADFKPGEVYRIEGDPNVYFQIDYLKGRFAWGYRMGGEKHTEALPISMLRPLKEGK; translated from the coding sequence ATGACTGAACAAAAGCCTTATAGTGATATGACAGAGCATGAACTCCATGGGGAAATTGCTCGGTTAAGAGAAAAAGCAAGAAAAGCTGAACAACTTGGTATCATTAATGAATTTGCGGTACTCGAGCGAAAAGCAACAATGGCAGCAGCTTACTTACTAGATCCTGCTGATTTCAAACCAGGGGAAGTTTACCGCATCGAAGGAGACCCGAATGTCTATTTTCAAATCGATTATTTAAAAGGTCGATTTGCTTGGGGTTATCGTATGGGTGGAGAAAAACATACGGAAGCGTTGCCGATTTCTATGCTGCGCCCGTTGAAAGAAGGGAAGTAA
- a CDS encoding YfhJ family protein: MKEIIEQLTIELLEKNPNLSEEKARTWIELLASDFESSYAKAGYDYQGTAVVEKVMRQWIDSYGDKIHEFAGTNPKYAHLLKD, from the coding sequence ATGAAAGAAATTATTGAGCAATTAACAATTGAGTTGTTAGAAAAAAATCCGAATCTATCTGAAGAAAAAGCACGTACGTGGATTGAACTGTTGGCATCCGATTTTGAATCGTCTTATGCGAAAGCAGGATATGATTATCAAGGAACAGCAGTAGTCGAGAAAGTTATGCGTCAGTGGATCGATAGCTACGGCGACAAAATTCATGAATTTGCTGGGACGAATCCAAAATACGCACATTTACTAAAAGACTAG